Sequence from the Pseudomonas frederiksbergensis genome:
GCCCCCACCAGGATGGCGCCGATGACTTTCACCGCCGCCACGGTGATCAACGTCACCAGGACTACGAACAGGTAGTCCAGGGTCTTGACCGCCACCCCGCGCACCGCCGCCAGTTGCGGGTTGAAGCTGGCGAGCATGATGCGGTTGTACAGCGGCAACGCCAGGGCCATCACCAACGAACCGACCACCGCGAGCACCAGCAGATCGTTGCCGTTGACTGTCAGCACTGAGCCGAACAATACGTTTTCCAGGATGTGCACGTTGATCTTGCCCGCCAGGATCAACAGCAAGCTCGCGCCCAGTGCCAGGGACACCGACAGGAAGACGCCAATCAGGGTGTCGGGCGCGAGACCGGTGCGGTTGCGCAGGTAATTGAGCAGGATGCCGAACAGCAGGCAGTAGCCGAACAGGCTGCCGTACGGCCCGGTGTAGGGTTCGCCGAGCAGGATGCCAATCGCCACGCCGGTCAGCGCCGCATGGCCCACCGCCTCGGAGAAAAATGCGAAGCGCTTGACCACCACCAGCGTGCCGAGG
This genomic interval carries:
- a CDS encoding metal ABC transporter permease — its product is MSYEAFRLMVQGWASSGYLPEALAYGFVVNALLAGLLIGPVLGGLGTLVVVKRFAFFSEAVGHAALTGVAIGILLGEPYTGPYGSLFGYCLLFGILLNYLRNRTGLAPDTLIGVFLSVSLALGASLLLILAGKINVHILENVLFGSVLTVNGNDLLVLAVVGSLVMALALPLYNRIMLASFNPQLAAVRGVAVKTLDYLFVVLVTLITVAAVKVIGAILVGALLVIPAAAARLLSQSLKGFFWCSVLIATVSTLCGILAPIVFDLPIPSGAAIILVAGIAFALSAIARGVVPSLKGNLG